The proteins below are encoded in one region of Eulemur rufifrons isolate Redbay chromosome 2, OSU_ERuf_1, whole genome shotgun sequence:
- the INAFM2 gene encoding putative transmembrane protein INAFM2 translates to MKERDAAPAERGKPATYTGDKKAKMAAKTNKKWVRLATVFAYVLSVSLAAIVLAVYYSLIWQPVGAGTSGGAAGPPAGGSNATGPSGTSGAAAVGPNTTGLSRREAPRAAPPLQAARPVPPEPPVDSPQAGPLERPRGPDEDEEEAAAAPGSR, encoded by the coding sequence ATGAAGGAGCGCGACGCGGCCCCGGCCGAGCGGGGCAAGCCGGCCACCTACACCGGGGACAAGAAGGCGAAGATGGCGGCCAAGACCAACAAGAAGTGGGTCCGACTCGCCACCGTGTTCGCCTACGTGCTTTCCGTGTCGCTGGCCGCCATCGTGCTCGCCGTCTACTACAGCCTCATTTGGCAGCCGGTGGGCGCCGGGACCTCGGGGGGTGCTGCCGGCCCGCCCGCCGGCGGCTCCAACGCCACCGGCCCGTCCGGGACTTCTGGGGCAGCGGCGGTAGGGCCCAACACCACTGGGTTGTCCCGCCGCGAGGCACCGCGCGCTGCACCCCCGCTGCAAGCGGCGCGGCCGGTGCCTCCGGAGCCCCCGGTAGACAGCCCCCAGGCAGGGCCGCTCGAGCGGCCGCGTGGGCCGGACGAGGATGAGGAGGAAGCGGCGGCGGCGCCGGGGAGTCGTTGA